A genomic window from Photobacterium gaetbulicola Gung47 includes:
- a CDS encoding putative IS1328 transposase (COG3547), with amino-acid sequence MNRIGSMLLEFGISLPKGHHQMKNVIQRILDHDELLPPLLLLEVKQYFDHYELLNSRIKEQDDKLQRNIREEGTAKLLQTILGIGPITACCCLSAVPNPRDFKNGRNFAAWIGLVPYQYSTGDKSRLLGISKRGNKELKRRKPFN; translated from the coding sequence ATGAACCGTATCGGCTCGATGTTGCTTGAATTTGGTATCAGCTTACCCAAAGGCCACCATCAGATGAAAAATGTAATCCAACGCATATTGGATCATGATGAACTGCTTCCACCTTTGCTTCTTCTCGAGGTCAAACAATATTTTGATCATTATGAGTTGCTTAACTCACGTATCAAGGAGCAAGACGACAAATTACAGCGGAACATACGCGAAGAAGGTACAGCAAAACTTCTTCAAACCATACTTGGTATTGGCCCAATAACTGCGTGTTGCTGTTTATCAGCAGTGCCTAACCCTCGAGACTTTAAGAATGGACGGAACTTTGCGGCTTGGATTGGCCTTGTGCCCTATCAATACTCAACGGGCGACAAATCAAGGTTGCTCGGCATATCAAAACGTGGGAACAAAGAACTCAAAAGAAGAAAGCCATTTAATTAA
- a CDS encoding catalase/peroxidase HPI (COG0376), translating into MSNDKPSSAGKCPVMHGGNTTLGGNATKNVDWWPNQLNIKILHQNDKKSNPLGEDFNYAEAFKALNLKAVKADLEALMTDSQEWWPADYGHYGPFMIRMAWHAAGTYRTSDGRGGANTGNQRFAPLNSWPDNGNLDKARRLLWPIKQKYGNSLSWADLFILAGNVAIESMGLKTFGFSGGRADIWEPEEDIYWGAESEWLGDERYTGDRDLEKPLAAVQMGLIYVNPEGPNGDPSILASGRDIRDTFARMGMNDEETVALVAGGHTFGKTHGAGSEEEMGPEPEAAPLEEMGFGWKNSFGTGKGDDTTTSGIEGAWTPNPIVWDNGYFDMLFGYNWDLVKSPAGAWQWEPIGVNEEHMAPKAHDPSQKVKTIMTTADMAMRMDPIYGPISKRFHENPDQFADAFARAWFKLTHRDMGPKSRYIGEDSPSEDMIWQDPLPQARFAALSNSDIAELKQAVLDSGLTVSELVFTAWSSASTYRGSDYRGGVNGARIRLSPQRNWEANQPEQLDKVLAALDSIQASFNTSERGVSIADLIVLAGNVAVEKAAKDGGFDVEVPFSAGRVDATAEQTDQESFAVLEPEADGFRNFAKKLFSVPAEEMLLDKAQLLGLTAPEMTVLIGGLRVLGANHNNTAHGVLTDKVGVLSNDFFINLVDMATEWKPVCPNNSAYLGTDRATGEKKWTATRVDLVFGSNSQLRAIAEVYAQDDAKEKFVADFVKAWVKVMEADRFDLK; encoded by the coding sequence ATGAGTAACGATAAACCAAGTTCAGCAGGCAAATGTCCAGTCATGCATGGTGGGAATACAACCCTCGGTGGCAATGCAACAAAGAATGTCGATTGGTGGCCCAACCAATTGAATATCAAAATACTGCATCAGAACGATAAGAAATCAAATCCTTTAGGTGAAGACTTCAACTATGCAGAAGCCTTCAAAGCGCTGAACCTCAAAGCCGTGAAGGCAGACCTCGAAGCACTAATGACTGACTCTCAAGAGTGGTGGCCCGCAGACTATGGCCACTACGGGCCGTTCATGATCCGCATGGCGTGGCACGCAGCAGGGACATACCGTACTTCAGATGGTCGCGGGGGCGCAAACACAGGAAACCAGCGCTTTGCGCCCCTGAACAGCTGGCCAGACAATGGCAACCTCGACAAAGCGCGTCGCCTGCTTTGGCCTATCAAACAAAAATATGGCAACAGCCTATCTTGGGCTGACCTATTCATCCTTGCCGGTAACGTTGCGATTGAATCCATGGGACTAAAAACCTTTGGCTTTTCAGGTGGCCGTGCCGATATTTGGGAGCCAGAAGAAGACATCTACTGGGGTGCTGAAAGCGAATGGCTTGGTGATGAGCGTTACACCGGTGACCGAGACTTAGAAAAACCATTAGCCGCAGTGCAAATGGGTTTGATCTACGTAAATCCTGAGGGGCCAAATGGCGATCCAAGCATCCTCGCTTCAGGCCGCGATATCCGCGATACCTTTGCGCGTATGGGGATGAACGATGAGGAAACTGTTGCCCTCGTTGCAGGTGGCCACACGTTTGGTAAAACGCACGGCGCAGGCTCCGAAGAAGAGATGGGGCCAGAACCAGAAGCTGCACCACTGGAAGAAATGGGCTTTGGTTGGAAAAACAGCTTTGGCACAGGTAAAGGGGATGATACGACAACCTCTGGTATTGAAGGTGCCTGGACACCAAACCCTATCGTTTGGGATAACGGTTACTTCGACATGTTGTTTGGCTACAACTGGGATCTGGTGAAGAGCCCGGCTGGCGCTTGGCAGTGGGAACCGATTGGTGTCAATGAAGAACATATGGCACCTAAGGCGCATGACCCATCTCAGAAAGTCAAAACCATCATGACGACCGCAGATATGGCAATGCGTATGGATCCTATCTACGGCCCGATCTCAAAACGCTTCCATGAAAATCCAGATCAATTCGCTGATGCTTTTGCTCGCGCCTGGTTTAAGTTGACACATCGCGATATGGGTCCGAAGAGCCGATACATCGGTGAAGACTCCCCGTCAGAAGATATGATTTGGCAAGACCCTTTGCCACAAGCACGTTTTGCGGCTCTATCAAATAGTGATATTGCTGAACTGAAACAAGCAGTTCTTGACTCAGGGCTCACTGTTTCTGAGCTGGTATTTACCGCTTGGTCTAGTGCGTCAACTTACCGCGGCTCAGACTATCGTGGCGGTGTAAACGGTGCGCGCATCCGTTTGTCGCCACAGCGAAACTGGGAAGCTAACCAACCCGAGCAGCTAGACAAAGTCCTCGCCGCTTTAGACAGTATTCAGGCTAGTTTCAATACCAGTGAGCGTGGCGTGTCCATCGCCGACCTCATTGTCCTGGCTGGTAACGTTGCGGTTGAGAAAGCTGCGAAAGACGGTGGTTTTGATGTTGAGGTACCATTCTCAGCAGGCCGTGTTGATGCCACCGCCGAGCAAACAGATCAAGAGTCGTTTGCGGTACTGGAGCCAGAAGCTGACGGTTTCCGTAACTTTGCTAAAAAGCTGTTCTCAGTGCCAGCCGAAGAAATGCTGCTGGATAAAGCGCAACTGCTTGGTCTGACCGCGCCAGAAATGACCGTTCTCATTGGTGGCCTGCGTGTACTAGGCGCAAACCACAACAATACCGCACATGGCGTCTTGACCGATAAGGTTGGCGTACTCAGCAACGACTTCTTCATCAACCTTGTTGATATGGCAACAGAATGGAAGCCAGTATGTCCTAACAACAGCGCATACCTAGGTACGGACCGAGCGACGGGAGAGAAGAAATGGACAGCAACCCGCGTGGATTTGGTCTTTGGTTCTAATTCACAACTACGGGCGATTGCCGAAGTCTACGCGCAAGATGATGCCAAGGAGAAATTCGTCGCTGATTTCGTCAAGGCTTGGGTGAAAGTGATGGAAGCCGACCGCTTCGATCTGAAATAG